The Maridesulfovibrio hydrothermalis AM13 = DSM 14728 DNA window TTTGAAAAGCCGCGCTACCTCATGGGGGTAGGAACTCCGCTCGACATTCTGGAAGGCATCGCCAACGGCGTGGACATGTTCGACTGTGTTCTGCCCACCAGAAACGCGCGCAATGGCACCCTGTACACAAGCCTCGGCAAAGTAAACATCAAGCGCGCTCAATACCGTGAAGATGACTCCCCGCTCGATCCCAACTGTGACTGCTATACTTGCAGGAATTTCAGCAAATCTTATTTACGCCATCTGTATACAGCTAAAGAGCTTTTATCCTCGCAGCTTAACTCAATCCATAACCTGCGTTTTTTCCTTAAACTCACCGAACAGGCCCGTGAAGCAATTGAAAATGGAACCTTCGCGGATCTCAGAAAAAAATATGAAGCAGTCTACGAAGCGGTCACCAGATAATGAAACTGATAAAACCGCTTTTAACACTCATCGGAGCACTCACTGTTACAGTAACGGCGGTGGCAGTCATACTGTTTTTGTTTGCCCCCGCCCTGCTTCAGGAAGAAGATACTCTGGAAAAAGCCGATGCAATAGTGGTGCTGGGCGGACAATATTTCCGCCCGATATATGCAGCGGAACTATACAACGAAGGATATGCTCCCAAAGTTCTGGCAAGCAGACCGGTCGTTATGCCTGAAGAAAAAATTATACGCGCCCTTGGCATAAACAGCCCCTATCAATGGGAAATATACAGAGATATTCTGCTTAGAAAAGGAGTTCCCAAGAAAGATACCTCCTTTTTCGGCAAGGCCAACGTCAGCACGATTGACGAAGCAGAAGTGCTGAAGAAAACTCTCGACCCGAAAATAAAATCTATCATTCTGGTAACATCACCGCTGCACACCAGACGGGCAGGAATCATCTTCCGGGAGACCTTGCCCGCAGAAATAAAAGTAATTGTTGTATCCACACCATATGAAAAAGTACCAAAAGAATGGTGGAAGAACTTCCGCACTGCCCCTTTTATAGTTTTAGAAGTCATGAAGACTTTCTATTACGAACTGGGTGGAGGGTTCAGAAGTTCAGAGCAGCTGACAAATTAGTTTTGGCAGCCCTGCGGCGGGCAAAAAAGGAGCAGTCTCGTGAACAAAATATATAAGAGGATGCCCGACTAATTCTATCTTTAAAAACCAAAAATAAATAACGTTTTGCAAAATATCTTCACTTGAGGCTGATAACTTTTAGAGTTTTCGGCAATTGGACCACCGCCAAACAAATACATCTTCACTCTGTTTCATATTTGAATCAATTCACTCGCGTCCATGTTTGCACCTGTGTTCAGTGTCAGCTTTCATGTCAGCGAGATGTGATATCTAGGAATATATTCCTTATTTTAACTGGAGTTGTCTCATGAATGAGTCACAGTTTTTTCCATTTCTGTCGGAAAATATTAAGAAAATTATTTTCAAAAATGAAAATAAATACCTTTCTTGAAAATAAATTTAGTAGAAGTGAAAAAAAAGACGTCCATTTGTCGACAATGCTTTTTAATTGATTTAAAGTCACCTGCACGTAAGAAACCTAGAACCAGAGGTGATTTTTACTATGAAAAAATTGATTAACGATGTGGAAAATGTGGTTAAGGAACAACTTGAGGGAATGGCCCTTGCTCATCCTGAGCTGACCTTTAAATTCGACCCCTATTACGTATACAGGTCTGACGCTCCGGTAAAAGGAAAGGTAGCCATTGTTTCTGGCGGCGGTTCCGGTCACGAACCCATGCATGGTGGTTTTATCGGTAAAGGTATGCTTGACGGTGCCTGCCCCGGTGAAGTTTTTACTTCTCCCACACCTGACCAGATGTACGAATGCGCCAAGGCTGTAGACAGCGGTGCGGGTGTTCTTTTCATGGTAAAGAACTACACTGGCGATGTGATGAACTTTGAAGCTGCTGCGGAACTCGTAGCCAGTGAAGGTCTCAAGGTTCAGAATATTTTAATTGATGATGACGTGGCCGTTAAAGACAGCCTTTACACTGCTGGCAGACGCGGCGTAGGAACCACTGTTCTTGCTGAAAAAATAGTTGGAGCCGCTGCTGAAGCCGGTTATGACCTTGAAAAATGCTCCGACCTTTGCCGCAAAGTAAACCAGTATGGACGCTCTTTCGGTGTAGCACTTACTTCCTGCATCGTACCTGCTGCTGGAAAGCCCACTTTTGAGCTTGGTGAAAAAGAAGTTGAAATGGGTATCGGCATCCACGGAGAACCCGGAATCGAACGTATGCCCCTTAAGTCAGTGGATGAAATGACTCTGTATGCAGCAGAGCAGATTATTGACGATCCGGCATATACCCGCATTGTCCGTGAATGGAACGGTTCTGAATGGGAAGACAAAGAACTTACTGACGAACCTTTTGCCAAAGGTGATAACGTTATCGCATTTGTTAACAGCATGGGTGGAACTCCGGTATCTGAGCTTTATGCTGTGTATAGAAAACTTGACGAAGTATGCAAAGCCAAGGGCATTAACATTGTACGCAATCTGGTCGGCCCCTACATTACTTCTCTGGAAATGCAGGGCTTCTCCATCACGCTGCTCAAAGTTGATGATGAAATGCTCAAATTCTGGGATGCTCCGGTCAAGACTCCCGGCCTGACTTGGTAGTTGGCAGGCAGAATTTTGCATAATTATTAATTTAAAATACACAGGCGTGGAAATATTTTTTCACGCCTGTGTTCCCTTTTTTCTTAGTGTCGTTCAAGGGCTGATGCTGTTACACGTGCATGCCCCTTCATAATCATAACCAGACCCAGTTTTATATGGCGTCATCTTTTCGGAGGATATAAAAATGTCCATGAACAAAGCCCAGCTTATTTCCTGGCTTAGCAGGCTCAACGAAGTGTACACTGATAAAAAAGAGTATCTTACTGAACTTGATGCCGCAATCGGCGATGCTGACCACGGAATTAACATGAACCGTGGTTTTAGCAAGGTAATGGAAAAACTGCCCACAGTTGAATCAAAAGATATCGGTACTATTCTCAAAACTGTTGGTATGACCCTTATGTCCAGCATCGGCGGTGCCAGCGGTCCTCTTTACGGAACTTTCTGGATGAAGGGCGGTATGATCATGGGCGGAAAAGAGGAGCTTAATTCCGAGGATTTCGCCAAAGTTATCGAAGCCGGTGTAGACGGCATCCTTCAGCGTGGAAGACCCAACCTTGGCGACAAGACCATGTACGATTTCTGGGCCCCCGTACTTGAGCTGATCAAAGAACGTGCAGGCAACGGCGACGATGTCCTTACCATTGTGGAAGCAGCTCTGCCCGTAGGCGAAAAGGCTCTTGCCGACACCATTCCCCTACAGGCCAGAAAAGGCCGCGCCAGCTATCTTGGTGAAAGGTCCATTGGACATCAGGACCCCGGCGCAACTTCGTCTTTTTACATGCTTGAGACCCTGAAAGAAGTTCTTTCTTAATTTATTGCCCCCACGATATTTTACTTAAAATATAGTGGGGACAATGGAGTTAATTATGGTTGGATTAGTAATAGTTTCCCATAGTCAGACATTGGCACAAGGTGTTTTAGAACTTGCAGAGCAGATGACTCGCGGGTCTGTGGTCATGGAAGCAGCAGGCGGTATTGACGATCCTGATAATCCCATCGGCACCGATCCTATGAAAGTCATGATGGCTATTGAGTCCGTGGCTGCACAATCTGAAGAGGGTGTGCTGGTTATCATGGATCTTGGCAGTGCACTTATGAGTGCTGAAACAGCCCTTGATTTTTTGCCTGATGAAGTAAAGAAAAAGGTACTGCTCTGCTCCGCTCCCATTGTAGAGGGAACCATGGCCGCCGCAGTACAGGCATCTGTAGGAGCATCACTCAAAGAAGTTAGTGCTGAAGCAGGCGCAGCTCTGAATGTAAAGATTGAGCAGCTTGCCCCTATCACAGGGGAAAGTGTTCAGACTTCCGGACCAGCGCAGGAAGAAGTGCTTGAAGGCGAAAATATCAGCATTGATTTGCCGATTATGAATAAGATGGGCCTTCATGCTCGACCGGCTGCCAATATTGTGGCTGAA harbors:
- the dhaK gene encoding dihydroxyacetone kinase subunit DhaK — its product is MKKLINDVENVVKEQLEGMALAHPELTFKFDPYYVYRSDAPVKGKVAIVSGGGSGHEPMHGGFIGKGMLDGACPGEVFTSPTPDQMYECAKAVDSGAGVLFMVKNYTGDVMNFEAAAELVASEGLKVQNILIDDDVAVKDSLYTAGRRGVGTTVLAEKIVGAAAEAGYDLEKCSDLCRKVNQYGRSFGVALTSCIVPAAGKPTFELGEKEVEMGIGIHGEPGIERMPLKSVDEMTLYAAEQIIDDPAYTRIVREWNGSEWEDKELTDEPFAKGDNVIAFVNSMGGTPVSELYAVYRKLDEVCKAKGINIVRNLVGPYITSLEMQGFSITLLKVDDEMLKFWDAPVKTPGLTW
- a CDS encoding YdcF family protein → MKLIKPLLTLIGALTVTVTAVAVILFLFAPALLQEEDTLEKADAIVVLGGQYFRPIYAAELYNEGYAPKVLASRPVVMPEEKIIRALGINSPYQWEIYRDILLRKGVPKKDTSFFGKANVSTIDEAEVLKKTLDPKIKSIILVTSPLHTRRAGIIFRETLPAEIKVIVVSTPYEKVPKEWWKNFRTAPFIVLEVMKTFYYELGGGFRSSEQLTN
- the dhaL gene encoding dihydroxyacetone kinase subunit DhaL, which produces MSMNKAQLISWLSRLNEVYTDKKEYLTELDAAIGDADHGINMNRGFSKVMEKLPTVESKDIGTILKTVGMTLMSSIGGASGPLYGTFWMKGGMIMGGKEELNSEDFAKVIEAGVDGILQRGRPNLGDKTMYDFWAPVLELIKERAGNGDDVLTIVEAALPVGEKALADTIPLQARKGRASYLGERSIGHQDPGATSSFYMLETLKEVLS